CCCAACCCGAGCGACGCTTCACGCAGCGACGGCGGAACCGATCGAAGTGCTTCTTGCGCGGCGATGATGATGACCGGCAAAATCACCAACGACAGCGTTAAACCAGCCGCCAAGAAACTCTTTCCGAACGGCAATCGGAAGTAATACCACGATCGTTGTGAGTACGAGCCACCGACGGCACCCTGTTTGACCGTCCGCATGCGAGTCGCCTTGTCGGCCGGCTTCGGACCGCTTTTACGATCCCACGTCCGAACTTCAAATCGATTGCCATCGGCATCGACCGCTTCCACCGGGCCCTCAATCTTGATCGTGGGTTTGTCCAGATCCGATTGAGGTATCAAGATTGTTTGGCCCGGTTCGAGCGAAAGAACTTGGTAATAGTGCTTGGCGCCAAACCACTCCCAACCGCCGGGTTTGTTGACTTGGATCAGCCCGAAGACGTTGAACATATAAACAAACACCGTCAGCCCCAGCAGTCCGAAAACGATCGACGGCACACCGGCCAAGTTGGCGATATTCAATTGAATGAATCCGTGCAAACCACGAAGCAATTTGCTGGTCGGCTTGAACTCTTCCAAAAAGATCGCCGTCCCGATGCCCAGCGGCAACGCCACCAGTCCGCAGACGCCGCACACGAACAACGAACCGATGATCGCCGGGCGCATCCCCGAGGTTTCGGGTTCGAGTTCGCTGTGCGAATTGGCGATTAAGTCGGCCGATAGACGACTGTGCCCTTGGACGCCGATGGAGATCAACAGCACCGCCAACACGATGACACTGATCGACGCGATCGCGACACAGAGCCAGAAAAACAATCGGCTCAGTTGCTTTCGCTTACGCGCATCGCTGGCCGCGACCGACGGGTCTTGGTTTACCAACGCCGTCGGCAGTCGCGAAGTTTGCAATTCGGGGGTCGCCGATTGGCTCATTGGTAAGACTCTTGGTATCGACGACGAATCAATTGCCCCAACAAAGTCATTCCGAACGTGATCACGAACAAGGTGACGGCAACCGCATACAGGCTGAAGTATTGAACCGTCCCATACTCGTTTTCGCTCTTGATCATTTCGACGATGAAGCCGGTCATCGTTTGGGATTGTTCACGCGGGTCCAACGTTGCGGTCGCACGCGTCCCGGCCGCCAGCGCCACGACCATCGTTTCGCCGATCGCGCGACTGAACGCCAACAGGAACGCGGAGATGATTCCCGACAGCGCCGCAGGCACGACGACTTTGACTGCCGTTTCGAAAGGCGTACAACC
The sequence above is a segment of the Rubripirellula tenax genome. Coding sequences within it:
- a CDS encoding PstA family ABC transporter permease, producing MSQSATPELQTSRLPTALVNQDPSVAASDARKRKQLSRLFFWLCVAIASISVIVLAVLLISIGVQGHSRLSADLIANSHSELEPETSGMRPAIIGSLFVCGVCGLVALPLGIGTAIFLEEFKPTSKLLRGLHGFIQLNIANLAGVPSIVFGLLGLTVFVYMFNVFGLIQVNKPGGWEWFGAKHYYQVLSLEPGQTILIPQSDLDKPTIKIEGPVEAVDADGNRFEVRTWDRKSGPKPADKATRMRTVKQGAVGGSYSQRSWYYFRLPFGKSFLAAGLTLSLVILPVIIIAAQEALRSVPPSLREASLGLGATQWQTTRDVSLPAALPGIMTGAILALGRAIGEAAPVLVVLGAAIAKNSGPQNLMDSVVTMPVLIFNWAGRPQAVYQEVAAAAIIVLLIVLLALNSVAIYVRNKVQSY